The Aggregatilinea lenta genome includes a region encoding these proteins:
- a CDS encoding glycosyl hydrolase family 8: MKRLLVCLLVLTLAMPGFALAQGGTPVPEGVTGELLYIPFPVSITVDGDLSDWADVPHYTVDKGPNLSGDPAENGSFMVAVAASADTFYITMTMADRNIVSGQHGTNFWNEDSLEFYLNLTGDFYTPIYAEGMYQVNINAADIGNTDPGGLTLTGVRSDELPLSAYVFKTDDGWGFEAEVPLAGLFEIAHGAEIGFQAQANGATQMDRDVKLIWSNADTGDTSWQNPAVFGRAIFYELGQTGVPEPSGPPAEDESGGFDWAGVPWDEIVRATWEGYKANYIFCGEPCGDNMGLVFDPNMNYQAVSEGVGYGLLMAVMMDDQATFDTIYDAAHAIMLDPATGLFNWRVDNTGAVTGETSATDAEEDIAAALIFAQSRVDRGEWVQHAERPYGDRANALIDAIYLYEVADGRYLTPGDAWEGEGQEILNLSYFAPAWYRIFDDFQGTDRWQPVITYGYRSLFTTHGAPLGLAPDWSTSEGGPAYEYCDAHGRSRETCLYEMTFDAIRVPWRIGLDCLWFGDSRACQWSGRTAEFLKALPPDQFGRLYDMDGVPVVSYQNEMMDGMWLVASLASGDEELQQQLAQQLYTVTGNALTEGYWGGSAQYYFNQSLAWFGASLLSGDFQNLYYSAD, encoded by the coding sequence ATGAAGCGCTTGCTGGTCTGCCTGCTGGTCCTGACGCTGGCCATGCCGGGGTTTGCCCTGGCGCAAGGCGGAACGCCGGTGCCCGAAGGCGTAACCGGCGAGCTGCTGTATATCCCCTTCCCGGTGTCGATCACCGTGGATGGTGATCTGTCCGATTGGGCAGATGTGCCGCACTACACGGTGGACAAGGGGCCGAACCTATCCGGTGACCCGGCGGAGAACGGCTCGTTTATGGTCGCGGTGGCAGCCAGCGCGGACACGTTTTACATCACCATGACGATGGCCGACCGTAACATCGTGTCCGGGCAGCATGGCACGAACTTCTGGAACGAGGACTCGCTGGAGTTCTACCTCAACTTGACCGGCGACTTCTATACGCCGATTTACGCCGAGGGCATGTATCAGGTCAATATCAATGCCGCCGATATCGGCAACACCGATCCCGGCGGGCTGACGCTGACCGGCGTGCGCAGCGATGAGCTGCCCCTGAGCGCCTACGTGTTCAAGACGGATGACGGCTGGGGCTTCGAGGCGGAAGTGCCGCTGGCGGGCCTGTTCGAGATCGCGCACGGGGCGGAGATCGGCTTCCAGGCGCAGGCCAACGGCGCGACGCAGATGGACCGCGATGTGAAGCTGATCTGGTCCAACGCCGATACGGGCGACACGTCCTGGCAGAATCCGGCGGTGTTTGGCCGCGCGATCTTCTACGAGCTGGGGCAGACCGGCGTGCCGGAACCAAGCGGCCCGCCCGCCGAGGATGAATCGGGCGGGTTCGACTGGGCCGGAGTGCCCTGGGACGAGATCGTGCGCGCGACGTGGGAAGGCTATAAGGCCAATTACATCTTCTGCGGCGAGCCGTGCGGGGACAATATGGGCCTTGTCTTCGACCCGAACATGAACTATCAGGCGGTCAGCGAGGGCGTCGGTTATGGGCTGCTGATGGCCGTCATGATGGACGATCAGGCGACGTTCGACACCATTTATGACGCGGCGCACGCTATCATGCTCGACCCGGCGACGGGCCTGTTCAACTGGCGCGTGGATAATACCGGCGCGGTCACGGGCGAGACGTCCGCGACGGACGCCGAGGAAGACATCGCCGCCGCGCTGATCTTCGCGCAGTCGCGCGTGGATCGCGGTGAGTGGGTGCAGCACGCGGAGCGACCCTACGGCGACCGCGCCAACGCGCTGATCGACGCGATCTATCTGTACGAGGTCGCGGACGGGCGCTACCTGACGCCCGGCGATGCCTGGGAAGGCGAGGGACAGGAGATTTTGAACCTCTCCTACTTCGCGCCCGCATGGTACCGTATCTTTGACGACTTCCAGGGCACGGATCGCTGGCAGCCAGTGATCACCTACGGTTACCGCTCGCTGTTCACCACCCACGGCGCGCCGCTGGGCCTCGCGCCGGACTGGTCCACCAGCGAGGGCGGCCCGGCTTACGAGTACTGCGACGCGCACGGGCGTTCGCGCGAAACGTGCCTGTACGAAATGACGTTCGACGCCATCCGCGTGCCGTGGCGCATCGGCCTGGACTGCCTGTGGTTCGGTGATTCGCGGGCGTGCCAGTGGTCGGGGCGCACCGCCGAGTTCCTCAAGGCGCTGCCGCCGGATCAGTTCGGGCGGCTGTACGACATGGACGGCGTGCCGGTCGTCAGCTATCAGAACGAGATGATGGACGGCATGTGGCTCGTGGCGAGTTTGGCATCTGGTGATGAGGAATTACAACAACAACTTGCACAACAGTTGTATACTGTAACTGGGAACGCTCTCACAGAGGGATATTGGGGCGGCAGCGCGCAGTACTACTTCAACCAGAGCCTTGCCTGGTTCGGTGCGTCGCTGCTCTCGGGCGATTTCCAAAATCTATACTATTCTGCCGATTAA
- a CDS encoding GH36-type glycosyl hydrolase domain-containing protein: MHYGSFDDVRREYVITRPDTPLPWINYLGSEAFFGLISNTAGGYAFYRDARLRRLTRYRYNNAPPDSGGRYLYLRDEATGTYWSPSWMPTRTDLDEYTCRHGLGYTIIESAYRGIRAETRYFVPVGADLEVWQTTITNEHAEPAALSLFGTVEFCLWDAYDDMTNFQRNFNTGQVEIEDGVIYHKTEYRERRDHFAYFACSALVAAYDTQREAFLGAYRGWDAPLAVERGACGDSVAHGWAPIAAQQVKLDLAPGESRTVIFLLGYGENLQDEKFDPPESQAVNKQRVRPVIARYLDPAQADAAFEDLGRYWERQLAGLQVTTPDEHTNRMVNIWNAYQCMVTFNLSRSASYFESGVGRGMGFRDSAQDLLAFVQMDPVRACERLLDLAATQLETGGAYHQYQPLTKKGNDAVGSNFNDDPLWLVLAAAAYVKESGDWSILDASVPYENRPGTEQPFYEHLQRCVQYTLDRLGPHGLPLIGRADWNDCLNLNTFSDTPGESFQTTTNKDGAVAESVLIGGMFVQAANEMADLAARCEGGEAAERYRAVAQQIEAAVREYGWDGAWFLRAYDALGDRVGSHECAEGQIYVEPQGICILAGIGVEDGLAERALESVAERLATPHGILLHQPAYTRYYLNLGEISSYPPGYKENASVFCHTNPWIMIAEAIVGHGDRAFDYYTRISPSAREAISDVHRSEPYVYAQTIAGRDAPTQGEAKNSWLTGTAAWNYVAITEWILGIRATHEGLCVAPVIPEAWSGFTATRAFRGTPYHITVTRKGPGNALALTVNGQPVAGTVVPLAAGPDPVTVEVALGG, translated from the coding sequence ATGCACTACGGCTCATTTGACGATGTGCGCCGCGAGTATGTGATCACGCGGCCCGACACACCTTTGCCCTGGATCAACTATCTGGGCAGTGAAGCTTTCTTCGGCCTCATCTCGAACACGGCGGGTGGTTATGCGTTCTACCGCGACGCGCGCCTGCGCCGCCTGACGCGCTACCGCTACAACAACGCCCCGCCCGACAGCGGGGGCCGCTACCTCTACCTGCGCGACGAGGCGACGGGCACGTACTGGTCGCCCTCGTGGATGCCCACCCGCACCGACCTGGACGAGTACACCTGCCGCCACGGTCTGGGCTATACGATCATCGAATCGGCGTACCGGGGCATCCGCGCGGAGACGCGCTATTTTGTTCCGGTGGGCGCGGACCTGGAAGTCTGGCAGACGACGATCACTAACGAGCACGCGGAACCGGCGGCGCTGTCGCTGTTCGGCACGGTCGAGTTCTGCCTGTGGGATGCCTACGACGACATGACCAACTTCCAGCGCAATTTCAACACGGGTCAGGTCGAAATCGAAGATGGCGTGATCTACCACAAGACCGAGTACCGCGAGCGCCGCGATCACTTTGCGTACTTCGCGTGCAGCGCACTCGTCGCGGCCTACGACACGCAGCGCGAGGCGTTCCTGGGAGCCTATCGCGGCTGGGATGCGCCGCTGGCCGTGGAGCGCGGCGCGTGCGGTGATTCCGTGGCGCACGGTTGGGCACCTATCGCCGCGCAGCAGGTGAAGCTCGACCTCGCGCCCGGCGAGTCGCGCACGGTGATCTTCCTGCTCGGCTACGGCGAAAATCTGCAGGACGAAAAGTTCGACCCGCCAGAGTCGCAGGCGGTCAACAAGCAGCGCGTGCGCCCGGTCATCGCGCGTTACCTCGATCCGGCGCAGGCGGACGCGGCCTTCGAGGATCTGGGTCGCTACTGGGAACGGCAGTTGGCGGGCCTGCAAGTCACCACGCCGGACGAGCACACCAACCGCATGGTCAACATCTGGAACGCCTACCAGTGCATGGTGACGTTCAACCTGTCGCGCTCGGCCTCCTATTTTGAATCGGGCGTGGGGCGCGGCATGGGCTTCCGCGATTCGGCGCAGGACCTGCTCGCCTTCGTGCAAATGGACCCGGTCCGCGCGTGCGAGCGCCTGCTCGATCTGGCCGCGACGCAGTTGGAGACAGGCGGCGCATACCACCAATACCAGCCGCTGACGAAAAAGGGCAATGACGCGGTCGGCAGCAACTTCAACGACGATCCGCTGTGGCTGGTGCTGGCGGCGGCGGCGTATGTCAAGGAGTCGGGCGACTGGTCGATACTGGACGCGTCGGTCCCCTACGAAAACCGCCCCGGCACGGAACAGCCATTTTACGAGCATCTACAGCGCTGCGTGCAGTACACGCTGGACCGGCTCGGCCCGCACGGCCTGCCGCTGATCGGGCGCGCCGACTGGAACGACTGCCTGAACCTGAATACATTCTCCGACACGCCCGGCGAGAGCTTCCAGACGACGACCAACAAGGACGGCGCAGTAGCCGAGTCAGTGCTGATCGGGGGCATGTTCGTGCAGGCTGCCAACGAAATGGCCGATCTCGCGGCACGCTGCGAGGGTGGCGAGGCAGCGGAGCGTTATCGCGCGGTGGCACAGCAGATCGAGGCCGCCGTGCGCGAATACGGCTGGGACGGCGCATGGTTCCTGCGCGCCTACGACGCGCTTGGGGACAGGGTCGGCTCGCACGAGTGCGCCGAGGGGCAAATCTACGTGGAGCCGCAGGGCATCTGCATCCTGGCCGGGATCGGCGTCGAGGACGGGCTGGCCGAGCGCGCGCTGGAGTCGGTCGCGGAGCGGCTCGCCACGCCGCATGGCATCCTGCTGCACCAGCCCGCCTATACACGCTATTACCTCAACCTGGGCGAAATTTCGTCGTACCCACCCGGCTACAAGGAGAACGCGAGCGTGTTCTGCCATACCAACCCGTGGATCATGATCGCGGAGGCGATCGTGGGGCACGGCGACCGGGCGTTCGACTATTACACGCGCATCAGCCCGTCCGCGCGCGAGGCGATCAGCGACGTGCATCGCAGCGAGCCGTACGTCTACGCGCAGACCATCGCCGGGCGCGATGCGCCGACGCAGGGCGAAGCGAAAAACTCGTGGCTGACCGGCACGGCGGCGTGGAATTACGTCGCCATCACGGAGTGGATTCTGGGCATCCGCGCCACGCACGAGGGCCTGTGCGTCGCGCCGGTCATCCCGGAGGCATGGTCCGGCTTCACCGCCACGCGCGCCTTCCGGGGCACGCCCTACCACATCACCGTGACGCGCAAGGGACCGGGGAATGCCCTGGCGCTGACGGTGAACGGCCAGCCGGTCGCGGGTACGGTTGTGCCGCTGGCGGCGGGTCCCGATCCGGTCACGGTCGAGGTGGCGCTGGGCGGGTGA
- a CDS encoding nucleoside recognition domain-containing protein, translated as MSTNVDILTTAKGLREGLSDEFHDRLTEALYTDATQIADRAVTLPGERPRFDLDRKIDQLVTSRTWGFPMMILMLTAVFWLTIQGANVPSQMLSTLLIGDLLPILKDVGSTLHFPWWLSGVLFDGAYLAMAWVISVMLPPMAIFFPLFTLAEDFGYLPRVAFNLDRMFSRAGAHGKQALSMTMGFGCNAAGVVATRVIDSPRERLIAIITNNFAVCNGRWPTLIMVSTVFIGSAVPAAMAGLISAAAVVGVAVLGVVMTFLVSWFLSKTWLKGEASVFSLELPPYRRPRIWQTVYTSIIDRTLIVLWRAVTMAIPAGVAIWLLSNITIGDASLAAHLVGSLDGLGWLMGINGVILVAYILAIPANEIVIPTVLMLTVLTTGLTGVGQGAGVMFELDSSHAIRTVLDAGGWTTLTAVNLMLFSLIHNPCSTTILTIFNETKSAKWTAVATLLPLVMGFAITITTATIARTLGLV; from the coding sequence ATGAGCACCAACGTTGACATTCTCACTACAGCCAAAGGACTCCGTGAGGGGCTATCCGATGAGTTTCACGATCGCCTGACCGAAGCGCTGTACACCGACGCGACGCAAATCGCGGACCGTGCGGTGACGCTGCCGGGCGAGCGTCCGCGCTTCGACCTGGACCGCAAGATCGACCAGCTCGTAACCAGCCGGACGTGGGGCTTCCCCATGATGATTCTGATGCTGACCGCTGTGTTCTGGCTGACGATCCAGGGCGCGAACGTGCCGTCGCAAATGCTCTCTACTTTGCTGATCGGTGACCTGCTGCCCATTCTAAAGGACGTTGGCAGTACGCTGCATTTCCCGTGGTGGCTAAGCGGCGTGCTGTTCGACGGCGCGTACCTGGCGATGGCGTGGGTGATCAGCGTGATGCTGCCGCCGATGGCGATCTTCTTCCCGCTGTTCACGCTGGCCGAAGACTTCGGCTACCTGCCGCGCGTAGCGTTCAACCTGGACCGGATGTTCAGTCGCGCCGGGGCGCACGGCAAGCAGGCCCTATCAATGACGATGGGGTTCGGCTGCAACGCGGCGGGCGTGGTCGCCACCCGCGTCATCGACAGCCCGCGCGAGCGGCTGATCGCGATCATCACCAACAACTTCGCCGTGTGTAACGGGCGCTGGCCGACCCTGATCATGGTTTCGACCGTGTTCATCGGCAGCGCGGTCCCGGCGGCGATGGCCGGGCTGATCTCGGCGGCGGCGGTCGTGGGCGTCGCGGTGCTGGGCGTGGTGATGACGTTCCTCGTCTCGTGGTTCCTGTCGAAAACGTGGCTCAAGGGCGAGGCGTCCGTGTTCAGCCTGGAGCTGCCGCCCTATCGCCGCCCGCGCATCTGGCAGACGGTTTACACGTCCATCATCGACCGCACGCTGATCGTGCTGTGGCGCGCGGTGACGATGGCGATCCCGGCTGGTGTAGCGATCTGGCTGCTGTCAAACATCACGATTGGAGATGCCAGCCTCGCCGCGCACCTCGTCGGCTCCCTGGACGGCCTCGGTTGGCTGATGGGCATCAACGGCGTGATCCTGGTAGCCTACATTCTGGCAATCCCGGCCAACGAGATCGTGATCCCGACCGTGCTGATGCTGACCGTGCTGACCACCGGTCTGACCGGTGTCGGGCAGGGTGCGGGCGTCATGTTCGAGCTGGATTCGAGCCACGCGATCCGCACCGTGCTGGACGCGGGCGGCTGGACGACGCTGACGGCGGTCAACCTGATGCTGTTCAGCCTGATCCATAACCCGTGCAGCACCACGATCCTGACCATCTTCAACGAAACTAAGAGCGCCAAGTGGACGGCGGTCGCGACGCTGCTGCCGCTGGTCATGGGCTTCGCCATCACCATCACCACGGCCACCATCGCGCGCACGTTGGGGTTGGTGTAA
- a CDS encoding LysM peptidoglycan-binding domain-containing protein produces the protein MTHNHTHDADLIAAIDRLLDQGEPTGIPALDDLAGTVPRSRPAFEHDLETRLVAQLQTTQQHERKTIMQQVLRFPTDTALPRLRLIRPAYTLIAAALAVALFAVGLFVVSNRPPSGSTPGAMPPAGNPDQPAAQRSPTPTIPATVLATATPIPGGPADNAVFYYPVQPGDDCLSIAARFGLTDPNIVEQIATLNNLQSPCVLPEPGTTILIPAPRGDANMASASPTFTATPVPFDMTGLPPTALPPTLVPDDQGAPTLVPGPMVTATPVSASGDALPPQYIRPSDLRLVYIAARDIPAGTTLVFPAAGSALDLDVIATYWPADQVPASAVETLNGAVTLVDIPQWQPILADQVALAGQ, from the coding sequence ATGACGCACAACCACACGCACGATGCCGACCTCATCGCGGCCATCGACCGCCTGCTGGACCAGGGCGAGCCGACCGGCATCCCGGCGCTGGACGACCTCGCGGGCACGGTTCCGCGCAGCCGCCCGGCCTTCGAACACGATCTTGAGACGCGGCTGGTCGCGCAGCTTCAAACGACCCAACAACACGAGAGGAAAACCATCATGCAGCAAGTTCTGCGTTTCCCAACGGACACTGCTTTGCCCAGGCTTCGCCTGATTCGCCCTGCTTACACGCTGATCGCGGCGGCGCTGGCCGTAGCGCTGTTCGCCGTGGGCCTGTTCGTGGTCAGCAACCGCCCGCCGTCGGGATCGACGCCCGGTGCGATGCCGCCCGCCGGGAATCCCGACCAGCCCGCCGCGCAGCGCTCCCCCACGCCGACGATCCCGGCGACAGTACTGGCGACCGCGACGCCCATCCCCGGTGGCCCGGCAGATAACGCTGTGTTTTACTATCCCGTGCAGCCCGGCGACGACTGCCTGAGCATTGCCGCGCGGTTTGGGCTGACCGATCCCAACATCGTGGAGCAGATTGCCACGCTGAATAACCTGCAGTCGCCCTGCGTGCTGCCGGAACCGGGCACCACGATCCTGATCCCGGCGCCTCGGGGTGATGCGAACATGGCTTCGGCGTCGCCGACGTTTACCGCGACGCCCGTTCCGTTCGACATGACCGGACTCCCGCCGACAGCCCTGCCTCCCACGCTGGTTCCTGACGATCAGGGTGCCCCGACACTGGTCCCGGGCCCGATGGTGACGGCTACGCCTGTCAGCGCGTCGGGCGATGCGCTGCCCCCGCAGTACATCCGGCCCAGTGACCTGCGGCTGGTGTACATCGCCGCGCGGGATATCCCGGCAGGCACGACGCTGGTCTTCCCCGCAGCAGGAAGCGCGCTCGATCTGGACGTGATCGCGACCTACTGGCCCGCCGATCAAGTCCCGGCCTCCGCCGTCGAAACCCTCAATGGCGCGGTCACGTTGGTGGATATCCCGCAGTGGCAGCCGATCCTGGCCGATCAGGTGGCGTTGGCGGGGCAATAA
- a CDS encoding FeoA family protein: protein MSIQTPPTTRTLDDLKPGESGVVAALYARGPERRRLMDLGILPGTRIEVEMRSPLGDPTAYKVRGTLVGLRRSQARQITLRGDEETNDEH, encoded by the coding sequence ATGAGTATTCAGACACCCCCCACCACACGCACCCTGGACGACCTGAAGCCCGGCGAATCGGGCGTCGTCGCCGCGCTCTACGCTAGAGGGCCGGAGCGCCGCCGCCTGATGGATCTGGGCATTCTGCCCGGCACCCGCATCGAGGTGGAAATGCGCAGCCCGTTGGGCGACCCGACGGCTTACAAGGTGCGCGGCACGCTGGTCGGGCTGCGGCGCAGCCAGGCCCGGCAAATCACCCTGCGGGGGGACGAGGAGACAAACGATGAGCATTGA
- a CDS encoding RNA polymerase sigma factor, translated as MDTFMPDMTQGPIDERQILEDLRHNPDAFRVLYQRYFPRVFAYTAYRIGRNQDTEDVVAETFALVVEKIDQFEWRGDGSFAAWLFRIAHSRVQQFYRQRHVRHVPVPLDDLPEIESHLPSPDQVFADKERFWELRQAIETLSPRKQEIVTLRFFGTLRNREIAAVLGLDERTVAAHLSRAVADLQRLYRSEPEGEGQR; from the coding sequence ATGGACACCTTCATGCCGGACATGACACAGGGACCGATCGACGAGCGGCAGATTCTCGAAGACCTGCGGCACAACCCCGATGCGTTTCGGGTCTTGTACCAGCGGTATTTTCCGCGCGTCTTCGCCTATACCGCTTACCGGATCGGTCGCAATCAGGATACCGAGGACGTGGTGGCCGAGACGTTTGCCCTGGTGGTCGAGAAGATCGACCAGTTTGAATGGCGGGGCGACGGATCGTTTGCGGCGTGGCTGTTCCGCATCGCGCACAGCCGCGTACAGCAGTTCTACCGCCAGCGCCACGTCCGCCACGTACCGGTTCCGCTCGACGATCTGCCGGAGATCGAGAGTCACTTGCCCTCACCGGATCAGGTCTTCGCGGACAAGGAACGATTTTGGGAGCTGCGGCAGGCCATCGAGACGCTGTCGCCACGCAAACAGGAGATCGTAACGCTGCGGTTCTTCGGGACGCTGCGCAACCGGGAGATCGCCGCCGTGCTGGGGTTGGACGAGCGCACCGTCGCTGCCCACCTCAGCCGGGCGGTCGCGGACTTGCAGCGCCTGTACCGGAGCGAGCCGGAGGGAGAAGGCCAGCGATGA
- a CDS encoding carbohydrate ABC transporter permease, whose product MDRLRSILSGENRRDYLKLEAYKYLGTGTLLMILIVLAGIYLSPLLYMGSTALKSEAQLADPDDPILPQSPQVYHYVSDESQSFRYTWRHPATFEYEGQELPVYEVIAQGKIYKYALLEDRGESGLFIDTEDPDAGPVEVDTAPASLSPSMAREQLEVALYNVEVDGTEKTLGLVNEFDDGSTLWMDPANVNAEPVRLPITVDEASLARDEQDLTMYHVPIDGETRELALLETTRNGATFVDPDTNDLIKVDERVRGLDPVYELEVHPENFKTAVETINYGRLFLNTSIVSLVGALGAMISATLVAYGFTRFNIPYANILFMILLATIMLPQQVTQIPTYILFRQLGWVGTLLPLIVPHFFGNAYNVFLLRQYMMGIPLELDEAARVDGANPLQILWHVIIPAARPALVAVYLFHFLFAWNEFQQALIYIGGNENNQVLAVGLQRFSQIYSSQQNLMMAAGVLTMLIPLIVFFLAQRIFMQGVVITGVEK is encoded by the coding sequence ATGGACCGGCTGCGCAGCATTCTTAGTGGGGAAAACCGGCGCGATTACCTGAAGCTCGAGGCGTACAAGTACCTCGGCACAGGTACGCTGCTGATGATTTTGATCGTCCTGGCGGGCATTTACCTCAGCCCACTGCTGTACATGGGCAGCACGGCGCTCAAGAGCGAGGCCCAGCTCGCCGATCCTGACGACCCGATCCTGCCACAGTCGCCGCAGGTGTATCACTACGTCAGCGACGAGTCGCAGTCCTTCCGCTACACGTGGCGTCACCCCGCGACGTTCGAGTATGAGGGGCAGGAGCTGCCCGTTTATGAAGTGATCGCGCAGGGCAAGATCTACAAGTACGCCCTGCTGGAGGATCGCGGTGAGAGCGGCTTGTTCATCGATACCGAGGACCCCGACGCGGGGCCGGTCGAGGTGGATACCGCGCCCGCGAGCCTCAGTCCCTCGATGGCGCGCGAGCAGCTCGAAGTCGCGCTGTATAACGTCGAGGTGGACGGCACGGAAAAGACGCTGGGCTTGGTCAACGAGTTCGACGACGGCTCGACGCTGTGGATGGACCCGGCGAACGTCAACGCCGAGCCGGTCCGCCTGCCGATCACCGTGGACGAGGCCAGCCTGGCTCGCGACGAGCAGGATCTGACGATGTACCACGTGCCGATCGACGGCGAAACGCGCGAGCTGGCCCTGCTGGAAACGACCCGCAACGGCGCGACGTTTGTCGATCCCGACACGAACGATCTGATCAAGGTGGATGAGCGCGTGCGCGGCCTCGACCCGGTGTACGAACTCGAGGTCCACCCGGAGAACTTCAAGACGGCGGTCGAGACGATCAACTACGGGCGGCTGTTCCTGAACACGTCGATCGTGTCGCTCGTCGGCGCGCTGGGCGCGATGATCTCCGCGACGCTGGTCGCCTACGGCTTCACGCGTTTCAACATCCCCTACGCCAACATTCTGTTCATGATCCTGCTGGCGACGATCATGCTGCCCCAGCAGGTGACGCAGATCCCGACCTATATCCTGTTCCGCCAGTTGGGCTGGGTCGGTACTCTGCTCCCGCTGATCGTGCCGCACTTCTTTGGCAACGCCTACAACGTGTTCCTGCTGCGGCAGTACATGATGGGCATCCCGCTGGAACTGGACGAGGCCGCCCGCGTGGATGGCGCGAACCCGCTGCAAATCCTGTGGCACGTGATCATCCCGGCGGCGCGACCCGCACTGGTGGCGGTATACTTGTTCCACTTCCTGTTCGCCTGGAACGAATTCCAGCAGGCGCTGATTTACATCGGCGGCAACGAGAACAATCAGGTGCTGGCGGTCGGGCTGCAGCGTTTCTCTCAGATCTACTCGTCGCAGCAGAACCTGATGATGGCGGCGGGCGTGCTGACGATGCTCATCCCGCTGATCGTCTTCTTCCTCGCCCAGCGCATTTTCATGCAGGGCGTGGTTATCACCGGAGTTGAGAAGTAA
- a CDS encoding FeoB small GTPase domain-containing protein, with protein sequence MSIDTMSTASACATCPVNRHMARLGVNIDNWDYVVGLAGNPNTGKSTVFNSLTGLRQHTGNWPGKTVARAEGGYEYDNKRYKLVDLPGTYSLLAASVDEEIARDFILFGQPDVTAIVVDATRLERNLNLALQVLEITDKAVICLNLIDEARRHGLTVDDRRLARDLGVPVIPMSARQGEGIAELLSAINDMAQGRVATRPHRIGKTHNAAFDGAIDTLVAQIETAYPGLPNARWVALRLLDGDEQIERAIRDGSLGDLSKGDRTQAVAERLMVAEIPAR encoded by the coding sequence ATGAGCATTGACACGATGAGCACCGCATCGGCTTGCGCAACCTGCCCGGTCAACCGCCACATGGCGCGATTGGGCGTCAACATCGACAACTGGGATTACGTCGTCGGGCTGGCGGGCAATCCCAACACCGGCAAGAGCACGGTGTTTAATTCGCTGACCGGCCTGCGGCAGCACACCGGCAACTGGCCGGGCAAGACCGTCGCGCGCGCCGAAGGTGGCTACGAGTACGACAACAAGCGCTATAAGCTGGTGGACCTGCCCGGCACGTATTCGCTGCTGGCCGCCAGCGTGGACGAGGAAATCGCGCGTGACTTCATCCTGTTCGGCCAGCCGGACGTGACGGCCATCGTCGTGGACGCGACGCGGCTGGAGCGCAACCTGAACCTGGCCCTTCAGGTGCTGGAGATCACCGACAAGGCCGTGATCTGCCTGAACCTGATCGACGAAGCGCGGCGGCACGGCCTGACCGTGGACGACCGGCGGCTGGCGCGCGACCTGGGCGTGCCGGTCATCCCGATGTCCGCGCGGCAGGGCGAAGGTATCGCCGAGCTGCTGAGCGCCATCAACGACATGGCGCAGGGCCGTGTCGCTACGCGCCCGCATCGCATCGGCAAGACGCATAACGCGGCGTTCGACGGGGCGATTGACACCCTGGTCGCGCAGATCGAAACAGCCTATCCCGGCCTGCCCAACGCCCGTTGGGTCGCGCTGCGGCTGCTGGACGGCGACGAGCAGATCGAACGCGCCATCCGCGACGGCAGCTTGGGCGATCTGTCGAAGGGCGATCGCACGCAGGCTGTGGCGGAACGGCTGATGGTCGCGGAGATACCGGCACGATGA